In Spea bombifrons isolate aSpeBom1 chromosome 12, aSpeBom1.2.pri, whole genome shotgun sequence, the following proteins share a genomic window:
- the LOC128470645 gene encoding DNA-directed RNA polymerases I, II, and III subunit RPABC5-like, whose amino-acid sequence MIIPVRCFTCGKVVGNKWETYLGLLQAEYTEGDALDALGLKRYCCRRMLLSHVDLIEKLLNYAPLEK is encoded by the exons ATGATCATACCGGTGAGGTGCTTCACCTGCGGGAAGGTCGTCGGAAACAAATGGGAGACGTACCTGGGGCTGTTACAAGCGGAATATACTGAGGG AGACGCGCTGGACGCTCTGGGGCTGAAGCGTTACTGCTGCCGGCGGATGTTGCTGTCGCACGTCGATCTCATCGAGAAGCTGCTGAATTACGCGCCGCTGGAGAAATAA